From the genome of Natrinema marinum:
TGGCGCGAGGTCGGCTTCGACGACGAGTCGTTCCACACGTTCGTCGCCGTCGGCGACACCGTCTACGCCTTCACGCGCGTCATCGAGGCCGACGACGACGCCTCGAGCGACGAGGCGGGCACCGTCACCTTCGAACACATTGCGTTCAACCAGGACGACGAACCCGTCTACTCGGGGACGCGGACCGCCGAGATTCGAAAGCGTTCTAACTAACACGATCGATTATCACAAACGACCGCAGACAATCACGAATCCATGACTGACGACATCCGACTCTGCCGCACGTTCCAGACCGCACCGGCCGGCGTTCCGAAAGACGACTCCGCGAAGTACCTCGTCTCCGCGCTCGAGGCCGAGGGCTTCCAGGCCCCCGACTGGCTCGTCCCCGACATGGAAGACGGGACAGCGCCGAACATGAAAGCCGAGGGCCTCGAGAACACCATCGAGAAGGTTCCCGAGTACGACTTCCCCGGCGAGATCTGGCCCCGCGTCGAGTGGAGCTACGAGGACGAGGAGTACTGCGAGAAGGGTCGCGACCAGATCGACCGGCTCGTCGCCGAGATCGGCGACGAGATCGACGGCGTCGTCGTCCCCAAAGTCGGCCGCCTCGAGGACGTCGAGCGCGCCGCGGAAGTCGTCGCCGAGGCCGAAGCCGAGCACGGCTACGAGGACGGCTCGATCGGTCTCTCGATCATCATCGAGACCGGCCGCGCCCGCTCCGATCTCCGCGAAATCTCCAAGTTCGGCGAGGACTCCCGGCTCACCGCGCTCATCTTCGGCCCCGTCGACTACGCCGCCGAACTCGGCGGCCGCGACCTCGGTGACGGGATGCCCCGCTGGGACGGCCTGCTCGAGGCCCTCTCGAACGAGGCCAGCGCCGCCGGCCTGCTCTCGATCGGCGGCCCCTTCGACGACCTGTTCAAGGAGCGCGCCGGCCTGACCTACTACAACGCCGACGAGTACGCGGATCAGGTCGAACACGAAGCGCAACTGGGGCTCGACGGCTCCTGGTCGCTGTACCCCAAACAGACCATCCAGGCCAACACCGTCCACATGCCCACCCCCGAGGAGCTCGAGCGCGACGTGAGCAAGATCGAGCGCTTCAACGAGGCCAAACGCGAGGGCACCGGTGCGGTCACGCTCGACGGCCAGATGGTCGACGAGGCCACGTTCAAGAACTTCAAGAACACGGTCCAACAGGTCCGCGCCATCGACGAGATGCGTCCCGACCAGACCGAGGAGTACTACGACGCCGACCTGCTGACGCGCGCCCGCGAACTCGAGCTCTCCTACAACTGAGATCGCCGACGCTCTCGAATCGTCGAGTGAACGATTTTTAATTCCGTCGACGCAACCGTCCAGCGGGCCGCATTGCGATTTCCGTCGGCGCGAGGTCGGGGTACCACTGCGGAGGCGCGCGCTGTGTCACGACGAGCGACCAGCGAGTCGTGACTCGACGCTGTGCGAGGGATGAGCGAGCGGAGCGAGCGAATCGGTTGGGGAGGACGTGGAAATTCCCTGTTGCCACGATAGCAGGACGAAACCCCCTTCTCGGTGCTCTCAGTTCAAGAATTGCATTCTCGAGGCCACGGTAGCGTACTCGAGAGGTCTCCCCCCTCTCGTTCGTTGGCGAAAACCGGTGGGGATGGGATTTGAACCACGCCCAGACGTGCTCGCTTCGCTGCGCGCGACTGGTCTGATTCAAATCCCATCGACCTCGCTGTCGCTCACGGTATTGTTCGCGACAGCAACGGTGGGGATGGGATTTGAACCCATGAGGCTTGACAGCCACCTGCTCTCAAGGCAGGCGCGTTAGGCCGCTCTGCCACCCCACCTCACCCTCCGCTTCTCCACACGTTCAAAAAGGGTTGTCGGTCTATTCGCGCTCGAGCCCGCCGCCCTCCCCGACCCGCAGTCCGAGTTCGTCCACGAACGCCGCCGTCGCCTCGGCTCCCGGTCGGCCGGCGGCCCGGCGGGCCTCGAGTCCCACGACGGTCGCCCGTAGCCCGGCCGGCGTCGCCACGGTCGGCAGCA
Proteins encoded in this window:
- the citE gene encoding L-malyl-CoA/beta-methylmalyl-CoA lyase, with product MTDDIRLCRTFQTAPAGVPKDDSAKYLVSALEAEGFQAPDWLVPDMEDGTAPNMKAEGLENTIEKVPEYDFPGEIWPRVEWSYEDEEYCEKGRDQIDRLVAEIGDEIDGVVVPKVGRLEDVERAAEVVAEAEAEHGYEDGSIGLSIIIETGRARSDLREISKFGEDSRLTALIFGPVDYAAELGGRDLGDGMPRWDGLLEALSNEASAAGLLSIGGPFDDLFKERAGLTYYNADEYADQVEHEAQLGLDGSWSLYPKQTIQANTVHMPTPEELERDVSKIERFNEAKREGTGAVTLDGQMVDEATFKNFKNTVQQVRAIDEMRPDQTEEYYDADLLTRARELELSYN